The following coding sequences lie in one Nitrospirota bacterium genomic window:
- a CDS encoding adenosylhomocysteinase, with amino-acid sequence MSTAALKNSATDYKVADISLADWGRKEIEIAEQEMPGLMSIRAKYKAAKPLKGVRISGSLHMTIQTAVLIETLVDLGASVRWASCNIFSTQDHAAAAIAKAGVPVFAWKGETLEEYWWCTLKALTFPEGKGPQLIVDDGGDATLLIHRGYEAENNSAILDEPTDIKELQIINDTLKAQLQEDSQWWHKTVKEWKGVSEETTTGVHRLYEMMKSGTLLVPAINVNDSVTKSKFDNLYGCRESLPDGIKRATDVMLAGKVAVVCGYGDVGKGSARSLRAFGARVIVTEIDPICALQAAMEGYEVTTVEDTLGTGDIYVTTTGNVDIITIDHMAKMRDQAIVCNIGHFDNEIQMNKLTVYPGVKRINIKPQVDKYVFPDGHAIFILAEGRLVNLGCATGHPSFVMSNSFTNQTLAQMDLWKNRDVYEKKVYRLSKQLDEEVARLHLEKIGVKLTKLSKEQADYIGVPVEGPYKPEHYRY; translated from the coding sequence ATGTCTACAGCAGCATTAAAAAATAGCGCTACTGACTATAAAGTAGCTGACATCAGCCTGGCTGATTGGGGTAGAAAAGAGATCGAGATCGCTGAACAGGAAATGCCCGGTCTCATGTCAATAAGGGCGAAATACAAGGCGGCAAAACCTCTCAAAGGGGTCAGGATATCCGGCTCGCTTCACATGACCATTCAGACAGCGGTACTTATAGAGACCCTCGTTGATCTGGGCGCAAGCGTAAGATGGGCGAGCTGCAATATTTTCTCAACACAGGACCACGCCGCAGCGGCAATCGCAAAGGCAGGCGTTCCGGTTTTCGCATGGAAAGGCGAGACGCTTGAAGAATACTGGTGGTGTACTTTGAAGGCCTTAACATTCCCGGAAGGAAAAGGCCCCCAGTTGATCGTTGATGACGGAGGCGACGCGACCCTGCTTATTCACAGGGGGTATGAGGCGGAAAACAATTCCGCGATACTTGATGAACCCACGGACATTAAAGAGCTTCAGATCATTAACGACACACTGAAAGCCCAGTTGCAGGAAGACAGCCAGTGGTGGCATAAAACCGTTAAGGAATGGAAAGGCGTCAGCGAAGAAACCACTACCGGCGTTCACAGGCTATATGAAATGATGAAGAGCGGGACCTTGTTAGTCCCCGCGATCAACGTTAATGATTCTGTTACCAAATCAAAGTTTGATAATCTCTACGGCTGCAGGGAATCTTTGCCGGACGGGATCAAGAGGGCAACGGACGTGATGTTGGCCGGAAAGGTCGCGGTCGTATGCGGTTATGGAGACGTCGGCAAAGGCTCAGCAAGGTCATTGAGGGCCTTCGGGGCAAGAGTGATTGTCACTGAGATAGACCCCATCTGCGCGCTCCAGGCAGCAATGGAAGGCTATGAAGTGACAACTGTGGAAGACACCCTCGGCACCGGGGATATTTATGTAACAACGACCGGGAATGTAGACATTATCACAATCGACCATATGGCAAAGATGAGAGACCAGGCGATCGTCTGCAACATCGGACATTTTGATAATGAGATCCAGATGAACAAACTGACTGTCTATCCCGGGGTCAAAAGGATAAATATCAAACCGCAGGTCGACAAATATGTTTTCCCTGACGGACACGCCATCTTCATTCTTGCGGAGGGAAGATTAGTAAACCTCGGCTGCGCAACCGGACACCCTTCATTTGTTATGTCCAACAGTTTTACCAACCAGACATTGGCCCAGATGGACCTTTGGAAAAACAGGGACGTCTATGAAAAGAAGGTGTACAGGCTTTCCAAACAGCTTGATGAAGAAGTCGCAAGACTCCACCTCGAAAAGATCGGCGTGAAGCTGACAAAGCTCTCCAAAGAACAGGCGGATTATATCGGAGTTCCTGTCGAAGGCCCGTACAAGCCGGAGCATTACAGGTATTAA